The following coding sequences are from one Frigoribacterium sp. Leaf415 window:
- a CDS encoding SMODS domain-containing nucleotidyltransferase, with protein MTARIKEFNLFLRDYVNLNQTRLDLLHTRTSSLDTALEESTLIGDKLDGSLIPQGSFAHGTIIKPLSGNDFDADVLLPMIEQVDWEPKKYTVELKKALDAVPRYADKTVLGKRCVTIQFASSFHIDVVPFVERADGKTYITHRTKNEFLLQDPTEFTRWLKDQNSTTNGHLIRVIRLAKWLRDRSSIDCPSVVLGALLAERVKSFAGVDDYGNVATTFTALLEDLRDYLDMHSAPPWVDDRIGQNLADRLTQTGFDNLKSQLRRWARLAREALDAGASDSVEKWQKLFGVSFGASTTSSLALSASATTATLPTYERQMVPGEKTLTEQYNFPERRDPTSTFRIVGRMSPTKGGRGRFRPLATNGNLVPIGRALEFQITDCTVDGPYDVYWKVRNAGTEAASRKAFRGEILRRGELIRETSDFPGAHWVQAWIVKDGVAVATATQDVIIMSR; from the coding sequence ATGACCGCGCGCATCAAGGAGTTCAACCTCTTCCTCCGCGACTACGTCAACCTCAACCAGACTCGTCTCGACCTCCTCCACACCCGGACGTCCTCACTGGACACGGCACTGGAGGAGAGCACGCTGATCGGGGACAAGCTCGACGGAAGCCTCATCCCGCAGGGCTCGTTCGCTCACGGCACCATCATCAAGCCGCTCTCCGGCAACGACTTCGACGCCGACGTCCTACTGCCGATGATCGAGCAGGTGGACTGGGAACCGAAGAAGTACACCGTCGAACTCAAGAAGGCGCTCGACGCGGTGCCGCGCTACGCCGACAAGACCGTTCTTGGTAAGCGGTGCGTGACGATCCAGTTTGCGAGCAGTTTCCACATCGACGTCGTACCGTTTGTGGAGCGCGCCGACGGCAAGACGTACATCACTCATCGCACGAAGAACGAGTTCCTGCTTCAAGACCCGACGGAGTTCACCCGCTGGCTTAAGGACCAGAACAGCACAACTAACGGCCATCTCATTCGCGTCATTCGCCTTGCTAAATGGCTTCGCGACCGCAGTTCCATCGACTGCCCCTCCGTTGTGCTCGGTGCGCTGCTGGCCGAGCGGGTGAAGAGCTTCGCAGGAGTCGATGACTACGGCAACGTAGCGACGACCTTTACTGCCCTCCTCGAAGACCTTCGCGACTACCTCGACATGCACTCCGCCCCGCCGTGGGTGGATGACCGCATCGGCCAGAACCTCGCGGACCGTCTGACCCAGACAGGGTTCGACAACCTCAAGAGCCAGCTGAGGCGGTGGGCTCGGCTCGCTCGCGAAGCCCTCGACGCTGGAGCATCCGACAGCGTCGAGAAGTGGCAGAAGCTGTTCGGGGTCTCGTTCGGTGCGAGCACGACGTCGTCTCTCGCCCTTTCCGCTTCGGCCACCACAGCCACTCTGCCCACGTATGAGCGTCAGATGGTTCCCGGAGAGAAAACGCTGACCGAGCAGTACAACTTCCCGGAGCGGCGGGATCCCACGTCGACGTTCCGAATCGTCGGGAGGATGTCGCCGACGAAGGGGGGCCGGGGTCGTTTCCGTCCACTGGCGACGAATGGAAACCTTGTCCCCATCGGCCGGGCCCTCGAGTTCCAGATCACGGACTGCACGGTGGACGGTCCGTACGACGTGTACTGGAAGGTGCGCAACGCCGGAACTGAGGCCGCCAGCAGGAAGGCGTTCCGTGGCGAGATCCTTAGGAGAGGCGAGCTCATCCGTGAGACCAGCGACTTCCCTGGCGCTCACTGGGTACAGGCGTGGATCGTAAAGGACGGAGTCGCCGTCGCCACCGCCACGCAGGACGTCATCATCATGTCCCGCTGA
- a CDS encoding SAVED domain-containing protein: protein MTTQSTKEPIEGTERDTAVLRKDVPESTRLRLWAKAAGRCVLCATYLLDGTDWSWHAIPNGQIAHIVGAGSGKASPRGDSALAADERAFEENLMLLCYSCHKRIDDKAYCNQYTVAFLTAKKLLHEKRVRQVTDFATLRPTSVVTVSADVRGTRAPISLPQVAEALRNDGYTGMGEDTRNGAFTVHLPGNDEDGWAWDAHRTEIDRFAARIAEAVTAGDVESLSVFALAPIPSLVYLGSKLDDKTETRLFTRKRTDEVTAWAWSTEDGDVPAFDTVMFAGDSNEAAVLVELSAPVREERLPDRLSKLPRVTITPKDQQPRPDLLSSRAAMESFALAWRDALARIESELPSVRVLHLVAAVPTPAAITMGRHRMRAAQPNIVVYQLRHDAYEAAIEVGE, encoded by the coding sequence ATGACGACACAGTCGACGAAGGAGCCCATCGAGGGCACAGAACGCGACACCGCCGTGCTTCGAAAGGATGTACCGGAGAGCACACGGCTGCGCCTTTGGGCCAAAGCTGCCGGACGGTGCGTCCTCTGCGCAACCTATCTCTTGGACGGCACCGATTGGTCCTGGCACGCAATCCCCAACGGGCAGATCGCACACATCGTCGGAGCAGGCTCGGGCAAGGCGTCCCCTCGAGGTGATTCTGCACTGGCCGCCGACGAGCGCGCGTTTGAAGAGAATCTGATGCTTCTCTGCTACTCGTGCCACAAGAGGATCGACGACAAGGCCTACTGCAACCAGTACACGGTTGCGTTCCTGACCGCCAAGAAGCTTCTCCATGAGAAGCGGGTGCGGCAGGTCACCGACTTCGCAACACTTCGGCCGACATCCGTTGTGACGGTGAGCGCTGACGTCCGCGGGACGAGAGCACCGATATCGCTTCCGCAGGTTGCGGAGGCGCTACGAAACGACGGCTATACGGGCATGGGGGAAGACACACGCAACGGGGCCTTCACCGTCCACCTCCCTGGGAACGACGAAGACGGATGGGCGTGGGACGCCCACCGAACGGAAATCGACCGATTCGCGGCGCGCATCGCGGAGGCGGTGACCGCCGGCGACGTCGAGTCGCTCAGCGTCTTCGCTCTCGCCCCAATCCCGTCGCTCGTCTACCTGGGCTCCAAGCTCGACGACAAAACGGAGACGCGGCTCTTCACTCGGAAGCGCACCGATGAGGTGACAGCCTGGGCATGGAGTACTGAAGACGGTGACGTCCCCGCATTCGACACCGTCATGTTTGCCGGCGACTCGAACGAGGCTGCAGTTCTTGTCGAGCTGAGCGCACCTGTTAGAGAAGAGCGTCTCCCCGACCGCCTGAGTAAGCTCCCCAGGGTCACGATCACGCCGAAGGACCAGCAGCCCCGTCCGGACCTGCTGAGCAGCCGTGCGGCCATGGAGTCGTTCGCGCTTGCATGGAGGGACGCGCTCGCGCGCATCGAGAGCGAGCTTCCGAGCGTGCGCGTCCTGCACCTGGTCGCGGCCGTACCCACGCCGGCGGCCATCACAATGGGCCGTCATCGGATGCGCGCGGCGCAGCCGAACATCGTTGTCTACCAGCTCCGACACGACGCATACGAGGCCGCGATTGAGGTCGGCGAATGA
- a CDS encoding DUF4041 domain-containing protein, with product MTSTTVELDDEQVLQEVGIYRYHHPLEDATAYLPRLKDVEARSAALVRDGHAIEKSNLFTFDNSLAKGRKMSDDLAKLMLRAYNAEAENSIRTLKLGNVHTAKKRLEASRAAIAKLGSMMAMHISDAYHGLRIEEIELTADWLMKKQEEKEEQREERARLREEARVERELKEQRAQLDKERTLLMQTIGQLQASGTPDADLELRLAAIDQAIVDNDYRAANIRAGYVYVISNRGAFGEGVVKIGLTRRLEPADRVHELGGASVPFRFDIHTIYFSEDAVTLETELHRHFATHALNQANSRKEFFFATPAEVRDVLASKVGNLLEFKDTADATEFFQSVGRWPASLQTPSGRSPAT from the coding sequence GTGACTTCAACCACTGTTGAGCTCGACGACGAGCAGGTCCTTCAGGAAGTCGGCATCTATAGGTACCACCACCCGCTTGAGGATGCGACGGCCTACCTGCCGAGATTGAAGGACGTCGAAGCAAGGTCGGCAGCCCTCGTCCGCGACGGGCATGCCATCGAGAAGTCGAACCTCTTTACCTTCGACAACTCCCTCGCCAAGGGTCGCAAGATGAGCGACGACCTTGCCAAGCTCATGTTGCGTGCGTACAACGCCGAGGCGGAGAACAGCATCCGTACCCTCAAGTTGGGCAACGTGCACACGGCCAAGAAGCGGCTGGAGGCATCGCGAGCGGCGATCGCCAAGCTCGGCAGCATGATGGCGATGCACATCAGCGACGCCTATCACGGCCTCAGGATCGAGGAGATCGAGCTGACGGCCGACTGGCTGATGAAGAAGCAGGAAGAAAAAGAGGAGCAGCGCGAAGAGCGGGCACGCCTCCGTGAGGAGGCGCGGGTCGAGAGGGAACTGAAAGAGCAGCGTGCCCAGCTCGACAAGGAGCGCACCCTGCTGATGCAGACGATCGGCCAGCTGCAGGCCAGTGGCACGCCCGACGCCGACCTCGAGCTACGGCTCGCCGCCATCGATCAGGCCATCGTCGACAACGACTACCGAGCAGCGAACATCCGCGCAGGCTACGTCTACGTCATCTCGAACCGAGGAGCCTTCGGCGAAGGTGTCGTCAAGATCGGTCTCACGCGCCGCCTCGAACCCGCCGACCGAGTGCACGAGCTCGGCGGAGCCTCGGTCCCTTTCCGCTTCGACATCCACACGATCTATTTCTCCGAGGACGCGGTCACACTCGAGACCGAACTCCACCGCCACTTCGCAACTCACGCTCTGAATCAGGCGAATAGCCGAAAGGAGTTCTTCTTCGCGACGCCGGCCGAGGTACGAGACGTCCTCGCCAGCAAGGTCGGCAACCTGCTCGAGTTCAAGGACACGGCGGACGCTACGGAATTCTTCCAGTCAGTCGGTCGCTGGCCTGCGAGCCTCCAGACACCCAGCGGCAGAAGTCCTGCCACCTGA